One Gossypium raimondii isolate GPD5lz chromosome 3, ASM2569854v1, whole genome shotgun sequence genomic window carries:
- the LOC105794931 gene encoding G-type lectin S-receptor-like serine/threonine-protein kinase At4g03230 isoform X1, with product MRNIQRSLYCAMACLSSSKRVFSLFFISNSANRMFFHSFSLCALFLYFCLDCCFARDTITFDNPLNSSKGPLISAGKKFALGFFTPTNGSSYVGIWYYNGLEPRIVWVANRDEPVSNSTTWVFGIGDDGNLMLSDKRNRQNLTALVGISSPSTRSLKLLDSGNLILSEGLDNFSTSVVWQSFHYPTDTFLPGMKINNLVLTSWKSLHDPASGRFSFRQDADRKDQYIITNNELLPYWKSGLSGTSAGDDEISPLVSLMLLNTSYSKTRVSCSMLYPKGNCIDRQTRNQSHDYNNTRLVMGSDGKLRFFTRDNQTDTWSLTWWEPRDRCSVFDACDKFGSCNNKNRVPCKCLPGFKPQSQENWKKGDFSEGCIREYPVCGQHRKEFLKLSMMKVQKPYSEFDVNDTDECRNKCLETCHCHAYSFAEKQTYLRGSEGNLTCSIWTDDLKNSQESYANGGIDLYLRVHLSGNATCRPCGTNIIPYPLSTGPSCGDQKYFKFNCHTENDTGLVSFNANGQTFRVSSINQETQSFSIQVENCTPGDSKEKLLRLPRLSPFFVNGCNVYFAQNNFSIDSVGENKWFYEVELRWKPPPEPICRSFKDCNDWPNSSCKVAHDGKKRCTCNPPFLWNSSKVSCSAEATLQQRPGPLEKKTPAYLIILGITTAMLVILCVAFAWNHKRRRMPNRRGNLEFSLHGSARRVLDFINLDDFKEDNKEDIDVPYFNLESILVATDNFAEANKLGQGGFGPVYKGKLPRGQEIAIKRLSRGSGQGLEEFKNEVVLIAKLQHRNLVRLLGYCVKGYEKMLIYEYMPNKSLDSFIFDRSRCVLLDWEKRFDIILGIARGLLYLHHDSRLRIIHRDLKTSNILLDEEMNPKISDFGLAKIFGGKQIEASTERVVGTYGYMSPEYALDGFFSIKSDVFSFGVVLLETISGKRNTGFYQAEQPLSLLGYAWKLWKEGRALDLAEQSLRQSCNAYEYIRCVNVGLLCVQEDPDDRPAMSNVLFMLGSETPSLPIPKRPAYVVRRSLLSSASSSGNQIWITELTTSTLEEGR from the exons ATGAGAAATATACAGCGCTCATTGTATTGTGCAATGGCGTGCTTGAGTAGTAGCAAGAGAGTCTTCAGCTTATTCTTCATTTCAAACTCTGCAAATCGCATGTTTTTTCATAGCTTCTCATTGTGTGCGTTGTTCTTATACTTTTGCCTCGACTGCTGCTTTGCAAGAGACACCATAACGTTTGATAACCCACTTAATAGCTCGAAAGGGCCACTTATATCTGCGGGTAAGAAATTCGCACTTGGGTTTTTCACTCCCACCAATGGAAGCTCCTATGTTGGGATCTGGTATTATAATGGCTTGGAACCAAGGATTGTGTGGGTTGCCAACAGGGATGAACCAGTGTCTAATTCCACGACCTGGGTTTTCGGCATCGGCGATGATGGTAACCTCATGCTCTCCGATAAAAGAAACCGTCAAAATTTGACCGCTCTAGTAGGTATTTCATCTCCTTCTACGAGGTCGCTGAAGCTCTTGGATTCTGGAAATCTGATTTTGAGTGAAGGTCTTGATAATTTCTCAACGAGCGTGGTGTGGCAAAGTTTTCATTATCCTACCGATACGTTCCTTCCTGGTATGAAGATTAACAACTTGGTGTTGACCTCATGGAAAAGTCTACATGACCCTGCATCAGGACGCTTCAGTTTCCGGCAAGATGCAGACAGAAAAGACCAGTACATCATCACTAACAACGAATTGTTACCATATTGGAAAAGCGGGTTATCTGGAACGTCCGCTGGGGATGATGAGATTTCGCCTCTTGTTTCCCTTATGCTTCTGAATACCAGTTACAGTAAAACAAGAGTAAGTTGTTCGATGCTCTATCCAAAGGGAAATTGCATTGACAGGCAAACCCGAAACCAAAGCCACGACTACAACAACACCAGATTAGTGATGGGTTCGGATGGAAAGTTACGGTTTTTCACGAGGGATAATCAAACAGATACGTGGTCTTTGACATGGTGGGAGCCAAGGGACAGATGTAGCGTGTTTGATGCTTGTGATAAATTTGGTAGCTGCAATAACAAAAACAGGGTACCCTGCAAATGTTTACCTGGATTCAAACCACAGTCACAGGAGAACTGGAAAAAAGGAGACTTTTCAGAAGGGTGCATAAGAGAATATCCAGTGTGCGGCCAACACCGCAaggaattcttgaaattaagCATGATGAAAGTACAAAAGCCGTATTCAGAATTTGATGTCAATGACACAGATGAATGCAGGAATAAGTGCCTTGAAACCTGCCACTGTCACGCATATTCATTTGCTGAAAAACAAACCTATCTAAGGGGTTCTGAAGGTAATCTTACTTGCTCCATTTGGACTGATGACCTCAAAAACAGTCAGGAGTCGTATGCAAATGGAGGCATCGATCTTTATCTCCGTGTGCACCTTTCAG GAAACGCCACTTGTAGGCCTTGTGGCACTAACATTATTCCCTACCCTCTTAGCACTGGACCGAGTTGTGGTGATCAGAAGTACTTCAAATTCAACTGCCATACTGAAAATGACACTGGCCTGGTTAGCTTCAATGCGAATGGTCAAACCTTTCGAGTTAGTAGCATCAATCAGGAGACACAAAGCTTTTCCATCCAAGTTGAAAATTGCACGCCAGGAGATTCAAAAGAAAAGTTGTTGCGGCTTCCTCGGCTATCTCCATTTTTCGTGAATGGGTGTAATGTTTATTTTGCCCAGAATAATTTCAGTATAGATTCCGTCGGAGAGAATAAATGGTTTTATGAAGTAGAACTTCGGTGGAAACCACCGCCAGAGCCAATTTGTAGGTCATTTAAAGACTGCAATGATTGGCCAAACTCTTCTTGCAAAGTAGCACACGATGGAAAAAAGAGATGCACCTGCAATCCACCCTTTCTATGGAATTCATCAAAAGTCAGTTGCAGTGCAG AAGCTACCTTGCAACAACGTCCAGGACCTTTAGAGAAAAAGACGCCAGCGTATTTGATCATCCTAGGGATCACAACGGCTATGCTGGTTATCTTGTGCGTCGCTTTTGCTTGGAACCATAAGAGGAGAAGAATGCCCAATAGACGAG GAAATCTGGAATTTAGCTTGCACGGTAGCGCGAGACGTGTCCTAGATTTCATAAATTTAGATGATTTCAAAGAAGATAATAAAGAAGATATAGATGTACCATATTTCAATCTGGAGAGCATATTAGTTGCCACAGATAACTTTGCCGAAGCAAACAAGCTTGGACAAGGTGGCTTTGGACCTGTTTACAAG GGTAAGCTTCCACGAGGACAAGAAATTGCTATAAAGAGGCTCTCAAGAGGATCGGGCCAAGGTTTAGAGGAATTCAAGAATGAAGTTGTTTTGATTGCCAAGCTTCAGCACCGTAATCTCGTCAGACTTCTCGGCTATTGTGTTAAAGGATATGAGAAAATGTTAATCTACGAATATATGCCCAACAAAAGCTTGGATTCCTTCATATTCG ATCGATCGCGGTGCGTGTTGTTGGACTGGGAAAAGCGATTCGACATAATCTTGGGAATTGCTCGAGGACTGCTTTATCTCCACCATGATTCTAGGCTGAGGATTATTCATAGAGATTTGAAAACAAGCAATATTCTTCTAGATGAAGAGATGAACCCGAAAATTTCTGATTTCGGCTTGGCTAAAATTTTTGGAGGCAAACAAATAGAGGCAAGCACAGAGAGAGTAGTCGGTACATA TGGCTACATGTCACCAGAATACGCACTTGATGGCTTTTTCTCGATAAAATCAGATGTTTTCAGTTTTGGTGTGGTATTGCTTGAAACCATCAGTGGAAAAAGGAACACCGGATTTTATCAAGCCGAACAACCCTTAAGCCTCCTAGGTTAT gcttggaagctatggaaagaAGGGAGGGCTCTGGATTTAGCGGAGCAGTCATTGCGTCAATCCTGCAACGCATACGAATACATCAGGTGTGTCAATGTTGGGCTCTTATGTGTACAAGAAGACCCAGACGACCGTCCCGCCATGTCGAATGTGCTTTTTATGCTGGGGAGCGAAACACCAAGTCTTCCAATCCCGAAAAGGCCTGCATATGTTGTAAGAAGGTCTCTTTTAAGCTCAGCTTCTTCTTCCGGTAACCAGATATGGATTACAGAGCTTACCACCTCCACCTTGGAAGAAGGCCGATGA
- the LOC105794931 gene encoding G-type lectin S-receptor-like serine/threonine-protein kinase At4g03230 isoform X2, which yields MRNIQRSLYCAMACLSSSKRVFSLFFISNSANRMFFHSFSLCALFLYFCLDCCFARDTITFDNPLNSSKGPLISAGKKFALGFFTPTNGSSYVGIWYYNGLEPRIVWVANRDEPVSNSTTWVFGIGDDGNLMLSDKRNRQNLTALVGISSPSTRSLKLLDSGNLILSEGLDNFSTSVVWQSFHYPTDTFLPGMKINNLVLTSWKSLHDPASGRFSFRQDADRKDQYIITNNELLPYWKSGLSGTSAGDDEISPLVSLMLLNTSYSKTRVSCSMLYPKGNCIDRQTRNQSHDYNNTRLVMGSDGKLRFFTRDNQTDTWSLTWWEPRDRCSVFDACDKFGSCNNKNRVPCKCLPGFKPQSQENWKKGDFSEGCIREYPVCGQHRKEFLKLSMMKVQKPYSEFDVNDTDECRNKCLETCHCHAYSFAEKQTYLRGSEGNLTCSIWTDDLKNSQESYANGGIDLYLRVHLSGNATCRPCGTNIIPYPLSTGPSCGDQKYFKFNCHTENDTGLVSFNANGQTFRVSSINQETQSFSIQVENCTPGDSKEKLLRLPRLSPFFVNGCNVYFAQNNFSIDSVGENKWFYEVELRWKPPPEPICRSFKDCNDWPNSSCKVAHDGKKRCTCNPPFLWNSSKVSCSAATLQQRPGPLEKKTPAYLIILGITTAMLVILCVAFAWNHKRRRMPNRRGNLEFSLHGSARRVLDFINLDDFKEDNKEDIDVPYFNLESILVATDNFAEANKLGQGGFGPVYKGKLPRGQEIAIKRLSRGSGQGLEEFKNEVVLIAKLQHRNLVRLLGYCVKGYEKMLIYEYMPNKSLDSFIFDRSRCVLLDWEKRFDIILGIARGLLYLHHDSRLRIIHRDLKTSNILLDEEMNPKISDFGLAKIFGGKQIEASTERVVGTYGYMSPEYALDGFFSIKSDVFSFGVVLLETISGKRNTGFYQAEQPLSLLGYAWKLWKEGRALDLAEQSLRQSCNAYEYIRCVNVGLLCVQEDPDDRPAMSNVLFMLGSETPSLPIPKRPAYVVRRSLLSSASSSGNQIWITELTTSTLEEGR from the exons ATGAGAAATATACAGCGCTCATTGTATTGTGCAATGGCGTGCTTGAGTAGTAGCAAGAGAGTCTTCAGCTTATTCTTCATTTCAAACTCTGCAAATCGCATGTTTTTTCATAGCTTCTCATTGTGTGCGTTGTTCTTATACTTTTGCCTCGACTGCTGCTTTGCAAGAGACACCATAACGTTTGATAACCCACTTAATAGCTCGAAAGGGCCACTTATATCTGCGGGTAAGAAATTCGCACTTGGGTTTTTCACTCCCACCAATGGAAGCTCCTATGTTGGGATCTGGTATTATAATGGCTTGGAACCAAGGATTGTGTGGGTTGCCAACAGGGATGAACCAGTGTCTAATTCCACGACCTGGGTTTTCGGCATCGGCGATGATGGTAACCTCATGCTCTCCGATAAAAGAAACCGTCAAAATTTGACCGCTCTAGTAGGTATTTCATCTCCTTCTACGAGGTCGCTGAAGCTCTTGGATTCTGGAAATCTGATTTTGAGTGAAGGTCTTGATAATTTCTCAACGAGCGTGGTGTGGCAAAGTTTTCATTATCCTACCGATACGTTCCTTCCTGGTATGAAGATTAACAACTTGGTGTTGACCTCATGGAAAAGTCTACATGACCCTGCATCAGGACGCTTCAGTTTCCGGCAAGATGCAGACAGAAAAGACCAGTACATCATCACTAACAACGAATTGTTACCATATTGGAAAAGCGGGTTATCTGGAACGTCCGCTGGGGATGATGAGATTTCGCCTCTTGTTTCCCTTATGCTTCTGAATACCAGTTACAGTAAAACAAGAGTAAGTTGTTCGATGCTCTATCCAAAGGGAAATTGCATTGACAGGCAAACCCGAAACCAAAGCCACGACTACAACAACACCAGATTAGTGATGGGTTCGGATGGAAAGTTACGGTTTTTCACGAGGGATAATCAAACAGATACGTGGTCTTTGACATGGTGGGAGCCAAGGGACAGATGTAGCGTGTTTGATGCTTGTGATAAATTTGGTAGCTGCAATAACAAAAACAGGGTACCCTGCAAATGTTTACCTGGATTCAAACCACAGTCACAGGAGAACTGGAAAAAAGGAGACTTTTCAGAAGGGTGCATAAGAGAATATCCAGTGTGCGGCCAACACCGCAaggaattcttgaaattaagCATGATGAAAGTACAAAAGCCGTATTCAGAATTTGATGTCAATGACACAGATGAATGCAGGAATAAGTGCCTTGAAACCTGCCACTGTCACGCATATTCATTTGCTGAAAAACAAACCTATCTAAGGGGTTCTGAAGGTAATCTTACTTGCTCCATTTGGACTGATGACCTCAAAAACAGTCAGGAGTCGTATGCAAATGGAGGCATCGATCTTTATCTCCGTGTGCACCTTTCAG GAAACGCCACTTGTAGGCCTTGTGGCACTAACATTATTCCCTACCCTCTTAGCACTGGACCGAGTTGTGGTGATCAGAAGTACTTCAAATTCAACTGCCATACTGAAAATGACACTGGCCTGGTTAGCTTCAATGCGAATGGTCAAACCTTTCGAGTTAGTAGCATCAATCAGGAGACACAAAGCTTTTCCATCCAAGTTGAAAATTGCACGCCAGGAGATTCAAAAGAAAAGTTGTTGCGGCTTCCTCGGCTATCTCCATTTTTCGTGAATGGGTGTAATGTTTATTTTGCCCAGAATAATTTCAGTATAGATTCCGTCGGAGAGAATAAATGGTTTTATGAAGTAGAACTTCGGTGGAAACCACCGCCAGAGCCAATTTGTAGGTCATTTAAAGACTGCAATGATTGGCCAAACTCTTCTTGCAAAGTAGCACACGATGGAAAAAAGAGATGCACCTGCAATCCACCCTTTCTATGGAATTCATCAAAAGTCAGTTGCAGTGCAG CTACCTTGCAACAACGTCCAGGACCTTTAGAGAAAAAGACGCCAGCGTATTTGATCATCCTAGGGATCACAACGGCTATGCTGGTTATCTTGTGCGTCGCTTTTGCTTGGAACCATAAGAGGAGAAGAATGCCCAATAGACGAG GAAATCTGGAATTTAGCTTGCACGGTAGCGCGAGACGTGTCCTAGATTTCATAAATTTAGATGATTTCAAAGAAGATAATAAAGAAGATATAGATGTACCATATTTCAATCTGGAGAGCATATTAGTTGCCACAGATAACTTTGCCGAAGCAAACAAGCTTGGACAAGGTGGCTTTGGACCTGTTTACAAG GGTAAGCTTCCACGAGGACAAGAAATTGCTATAAAGAGGCTCTCAAGAGGATCGGGCCAAGGTTTAGAGGAATTCAAGAATGAAGTTGTTTTGATTGCCAAGCTTCAGCACCGTAATCTCGTCAGACTTCTCGGCTATTGTGTTAAAGGATATGAGAAAATGTTAATCTACGAATATATGCCCAACAAAAGCTTGGATTCCTTCATATTCG ATCGATCGCGGTGCGTGTTGTTGGACTGGGAAAAGCGATTCGACATAATCTTGGGAATTGCTCGAGGACTGCTTTATCTCCACCATGATTCTAGGCTGAGGATTATTCATAGAGATTTGAAAACAAGCAATATTCTTCTAGATGAAGAGATGAACCCGAAAATTTCTGATTTCGGCTTGGCTAAAATTTTTGGAGGCAAACAAATAGAGGCAAGCACAGAGAGAGTAGTCGGTACATA TGGCTACATGTCACCAGAATACGCACTTGATGGCTTTTTCTCGATAAAATCAGATGTTTTCAGTTTTGGTGTGGTATTGCTTGAAACCATCAGTGGAAAAAGGAACACCGGATTTTATCAAGCCGAACAACCCTTAAGCCTCCTAGGTTAT gcttggaagctatggaaagaAGGGAGGGCTCTGGATTTAGCGGAGCAGTCATTGCGTCAATCCTGCAACGCATACGAATACATCAGGTGTGTCAATGTTGGGCTCTTATGTGTACAAGAAGACCCAGACGACCGTCCCGCCATGTCGAATGTGCTTTTTATGCTGGGGAGCGAAACACCAAGTCTTCCAATCCCGAAAAGGCCTGCATATGTTGTAAGAAGGTCTCTTTTAAGCTCAGCTTCTTCTTCCGGTAACCAGATATGGATTACAGAGCTTACCACCTCCACCTTGGAAGAAGGCCGATGA